In Spinacia oleracea cultivar Varoflay chromosome 5, BTI_SOV_V1, whole genome shotgun sequence, a single window of DNA contains:
- the LOC110796585 gene encoding uncharacterized protein, whose product MAIQDSESNNSHNNNNNGGNTDNCDPFFIANSDNPTSSLVVAVFTGTNFMRWSRNVKRALVAKNKEGFVNGEITKPAVNHKDYMKWKRADFMVVSWILSSMNHELADDFGYIDTAADLRRELNERFGQSNGPLIYQLKKEIESLTQQNMTIVTYYGKLKKLWDEMQNLRAFPSCTCGVMMQYSCQFLKKIAEFEEEDKMMKFLLGLNGGFDSTVTNVLSMDPLPSNNRVFSITQQIEKQKELSVAAVESNAMTSSAMATQAYRGGQNQSQEYAAGTGKKDWKEIKKEKMNRFCNHCKGKGHTADQCFKLIGYPDWYNSIKASKGTGFTGNRLAANVGYTADDADEPLGNTDNDKVNNEMLNAICQEVMKVMKGKQSQVTETSGSHSSFASYAGIISHSFNCAVTKLHDACLWIVDPGACDHMTYDETILTNIRTLSNPIKVGLPDGSQLTIDTIGDTSLTNKLVLHNVLLVKGFKHNLLSVGRLIEHTGLQVLFNGTGYVFQDPTNSELLGAGKRTNGLYYYVLPSLAGSIKVLSAEHLAKNPVFHDKTKHLKRDMHYVREQVEAGFIQTAHVSSNQQLADILTKPLASSQHQSLSSKLGLISKVQLEGGV is encoded by the exons ATGGCAATTCAAGATTCTGAAAGCAATAATTcacataacaacaacaacaatggagGTAACACTGATAATTGTGATCCGTTTTTCATTGCTAATTCAGATAATCCTACCTCTTCATTAGTTGTTGCTGTGTTTACTGGTACGAATTTTATGAGATGGAGTAGAAATGTTAAACGTGCTTTAGTAGCTAAGAACAAAGAAGGATTTGTCAATGGTGAGATAACAAAACCTGCTGTAAATCATAAAGACTACATGAAATGGAAACGTGCTGATTTCATGGTGGTTAGTTGGATTTTAAGCTCTATGAATCATGAATTAGCAGATGATTTTGGTTATATTGACACTGCTGCTGATTTGCGGAGAGAATTGAATGAGAGGTTTGGACAGTCCAATGGTCCACTGATTTATCAATTGAAGAAAGAAATTGAAAGTTTAACTCAGCAAAACATGACAATTGTTACTTACTATGGGAAACTGAAGAAACTGTGGGATGAAATGCAAAATTTGAGAGCATTTCCTAGCTGCACATGTGGTGTTATGATGCAATATAGCTGTCAGTTTCTGAAGAAGATTGCTGAGtttgaagaagaagataaaATGATGAAGTTTCTTCTTGGACTGAATGGTGGATTTGATAGCACTGTAACTAATGTTCTTTCCATGGATCCCTTACCTAGCAATAATAGAGTATTCTCAATTACTCAGCAAATAGAAAAACAGAAAGAATTGAGTGTAGCAGCTGTGGAATCCAATGCTATGACCAGTAGTGCTATGGCTACTCAAGCTTATAGAGGAGGACAAAATCAATCTCAGGAGTATGCTGCTGGAACAGGAAAGAAAGACTGGAAAGAAATCAAGAAGGAGAAAATGAATAGGTTTTGTAATCATTGCAAAGGCAAAGGtcacactgctgatcagtgtttCAAGCTTATTGGCTATCCTGATTGGTATAATTCCATCAAGGCTTCTAAAGGAACTGGCTTCACTGGAAATAGGCTTGCAGCAAATGTTGGCTACACTGCTGATGATGCTGATGAACCTTTGGGAAATACTGACAATGATAAGGTGAACAATGAAATGCTGAATGCTATCTGTCAAGAAGTTATGAAAGTGATGAAAGGCAAACAATCTCAAGTGACTGAAACCAGTGGTTCTCATTCCTCTTTTGCAAGTTATGCAGGTATAATCTCTCATTCTTTCAACTGTGCTGTAACTAAACTGCATGATGCTTGCTTATGGATAGTTGACCCAGGAGCTTGTGATCATATGACCTATGATGAAACCATCTTGACCAATATCAGAACTCTGTCCAACCCTATTAAAGTTGGTCTACCAGATGGTTCTCAACTGACAATAGATACCATTGGTGATACTTCTTTGACCAACAAATTGGTGTTACACAATGTTCTGTTGGTCAAGGGTTTCAAACATAATTTGTTATCTGTTGGTAGACTGATTGAACATACTGGTTTACAAGTCTTATTCAATGGCACTGGATATGTTTTCCAGGACCCTACTAATTCTGAATTGCTTGGTGCTGGAAAAAGAACAAATGGTTTGTATTACTATGTTCTGCCTTCTCTTGCTGGTTCCATCAAAG TGCTGTCTGCTGAACATTTGGCAAAAAATCCTGTTTTTCATGATAAAACAAAGCATTTGAAGAGAGATATGCATTATGTAAGGGAGCAAGTGGAGGCTGGTTTCATTCAGACTGCTCATGTTTCCAGCAATCAGCAACTTGCAGACATTCTTACTAAACCATTGGCTTCATCTCAACATCAATCACTTTCTTCCAAGCTTGGACTTATTTCCAAGGTCCAGCTTGAAGGGGGAGTATAG